The genomic window TGAGCCAGGAAAATCAAGGGGTCATGCAAAAAGGTCGGCATTACAGGCCGACCTGTCCGGATGCGTAAACCTTGGGCGGTGGTTGTTCTGGAAGCGTCAATCCCAACTGTGCCAAAAGGAGTAAAACGTCCTTCTCCGGCTGGGTATAACGGCCCATGACAATATGACGGCCTCCGTGGTTGGTAAATGAACGTCTATCATTTGAATGCCCGACAGTTTTTCCAAAGTCGCTTCAGACGTCAGCCCTGCGGCTCCTCCCCCCGCGCAAGATTTCGCAGTGTCGTGTGGGGGCAAAAAGCCAAAAAGGAAACAAAGATATGGGCTTCAATTCTCCGTTCTAACTGGTGCCAGATGGGGCGGATAGAAAGAGACCCCTTTAAGTCCTTAAATGCCTGCTCCATCCGCGTCAACAGCAAATAATTTTCCCAGACGGTTTCTGGCGCGGCGGCCTGCATGTTGGAACGAAGCAAATAACGCCCCTCGCGCCGATATGCCTGCCTCAGACGTTCCCGATCCAAACTGAACCGGAATGTATTCTCCTTGACCGGCTCCTGCGGTTTGAGAATGGAGATGGTGACCAGTCTGTAGTCTCGTCCGGCTTCTTTCTTTAACGCGCCAATATGCATGAGCAGGTCATCGCGCGTGAGTGCCTTTCGATTGCGAAATTCGCGCAAGCCCACCCACGACCCGGTCCGATTTAGCCCTTACGTAACAGATTCCCAAATCCTTGTTTCCAGTCTTCGTAGTTGACTACGTAATTCAAGCCACAAACCTTGCTTAGTTCTCTGCCTTGCAGTGCCATATTGATTTTATCTGCACATTCCCTGGTTTCTTTCTGCGGGCCAAAGGGATTAAACCGCATGTCATTCCCTTCAAGAAACACGTAGTCGCAAATAAGTAAGATGTTCTCGAAGAGGTAGAAGGTGAAGCCAGGGGTATGTCCGCCGGTGTGGAAGGCCTCTATGCCCTGCTCAGCGAAATTCTCTGTAAAGGCAGTATCAAAGGTAAAGGCGCGGCAGATGCTGTGAGTAGAGTCCAGCTTGTGGATCTGCACCGAGGCACGAAATAAGTCGCGGTACTGATTGCTCGCGCCGAGGAAGTGGTGATGGGTAAACGTGATGACATCCGCGGGTTTAAGACCCTTGTCGAAGGACGAAGGACAATCTACCCAGAATACCTTCCCGCCTGTCTCAATACGATAGGCGGCATGTTCGAGACCAAGAGGTGGGACGGAGTTTAAACGAGTAACCTTTTCATTGACCGGCGTGCCAATGACCTTGTACCGCGCGGAGCATTCCTCCGAGGTAATAAATTTTCCCCTGGGCGCCCCGCAGAAGGGGCAAAAGTCCGGATAGTAGCCCACCATATTAAAGCCGCATACGGTACAGACGTATTGTTCCTTTTGCATGATATACCCCTTTCCTTTTTAAATAAAGAGAGATTGCAAACGTTCTTTTGTTTTTTAGGGTTATGTTAAACACTCACTATGAGCGGATGCATGCTGGGTGGGGCTTCAGGAACTCCTTGAATATGAAATCAAAGCCAGACTGAAAAGACACTTGGAATGCGGTTACCCAACCCGAACACGTCGGAAGAGCTGCTCGGCAGACCAGGGCAATTACCCTTCACCCATGAACACGATACCGCAGTCAGGGCATGCTTTTGTGTCGGGGCTCATACCATAACCACAGGCAGGGCATCTTCCCTGCGATGACCATTCCTGGGAGGTTTTGATGTCAGGATACTTTTGTGCGTAAAAATTCTCAATACAGTCGTGTGCGATGTTCGCTTCATTTTTTGCCACCAGGAGAAGATACCGTCGTTCGCATTTTCCCGTACCACAACCCGGAGGTAATGCAATTTGAGAAGGGATTCCGTTTCTTAAAAGCAAATCCGATAACTCGCGGATTCCTTCTCGACCTTCTTCCCTGATTGCAACCCATTCGTCAGGGGGATGCTCGGCAGCGTTTGGCTTCTTATCTCCCTTTTTTTCGACTTCTTCCGGCATTTTCAGCGGGATGCCGCAGTCGGCGCATGTCAGTATGTGCGCATAATACTCTGATCCGCATTCCGGACACAGTTTTATTTTTTCAGGAGACATATACGTTTATCCGGCAATATGCTGCCCTAATTGAAGATCTATTTTACAAAATACCTGAGGAAATTCTTGCAAGCCCGACGGTTATGGCTAAGGTTTTTTTTCCGATTCGAGGATGGTTGGGGCTACAATCCGCCTTAAACCAGCTCCTTTTGCCGCATCCATAACATCCACAATGACTCCATAAGACACATTTTTGTCCGCCCGTAAAACGAGGGTCTTGTCGTCCTGCCGGGAAAAGGCGCTCTTCAGAACTGAGATCAGGTCTTTTCGTTCGACGGGTTCATTCTGAAAAAACAGTTTTCCCTCCTGCGAGATGGTTAAGACCCGTTCCTCCAGTTTACTGGTAGAGGCGTATTTGGTGGAGGGGAGTTCCAGCTTGATATTTGGCTGTTCCATGAAACTTGAAGTGACCAGAAAAAACAAGAGGATCAGGAACAGCATGTCGACCATTGGAGTGAGGTTTATAATCGATTTGGTAACTCGTTTTTCGCGAAATCGCATAGGTTTACAGAGCAAAAAAGATAATGATTAAGCCATACATGAACCACTGTTTATCACGAGGGCATCCGCTGAATGAAAACTCAGTTTTTCCCGCTGTCCTGAGCAGGATAAAGTTTATTGAGAATGTACATGGAGTATTCTTCCATCTCCAGGACAAAGGTATCCACTTTTTTATCGAAATAACTATAAGCAACCAGGGACGGGATTGCGATAAAAAGTCCGAATACGGTTGTTCGGATCGCTTCTGCAAGCCCCGCGGAAAACGCCTTGGCCTGTCCCAGCCCCAGCTCGGAAATAATCCCAAAGATATCTTCTAATCCCAGCACCGTTCCCAGCAATCCCAGCAGGGGGGCCACTGCGGTAATGACTTCCAGTACCAGGAGTCTTCGTTCGAGCGATTTGGTCTCCTGTCGCCCGGCGGCCTGGATATCAATAAATTTTTCTTCCCGTGTAAGGTGGTTATTGGTGAGTATGCGCCGCAGGAGATTGGAAAAAGGACCGGGAATCACCTCGCATTTTGATAGTGCGAGGGGAATGTCTTGCTGGCTGCGAATAGTCTCAATCGTCCGGATAATCTCGGGTTTTAAGATATGGTTTCTGCGCAGGTTTATTGCCCGTTCAATAATCACCGCAAGGGCTAAAATGGAACAAATCAAGAGTGGTATCATGATAGGGCCACCGCCTATAAGCCATTCCAAGGTAGTATCTCCTCCTAAAAAAAATAAAAATTGAACCTTACATCGATAGACGGTTCCTTGATATTGGATGGGAAAGGATTCAGTGGCGCTGCGTTTTTAATCGAGGATACCAGCCTGGAGGCGAGATTAAAATTTCCCGCGTCATCCACAATCTTTACTTCACCAACAGAACCATCGGGCAACACTTTAAATTCCACAATCACCGGTTTGTCGTCTCTCGTTTCCAATTTGAGCTCTGCACGGGTTCCGTATCCGAGGAACCAATAGAGAGAAATTCTATCCCTGATGTGTTTAAAATAATTGGCATATTCATGTTTTTTGACGTTAAAAGACGGTGCACCAGGAATCGCTGCGTTTGATATCGTGTCCTCAAAAAGCACCGGATCATTGTTTGCCCCCTCAGTCTTTGCATTCACATTAAAAGAGACCTTCGGTTTTTTTACTTCACCGGGGCTTTCCTGCACATTTAATCCCTTTTCGAGCATGCGCTGCGGTTCAACGCCTGACGACTCTGGAACGGCTACGGGGGGTATTTGAGGCATTTCCGGTTGAATGTCCGGAGAATTCTTTATTTCCCTTGCTTCTTTCATCTTCATTCCGGACTCTTTTCCGGTTTTTTCCTCCCGAAGCAAAGATGACGCTGGTTCTTCCTCAGTTTCCGTTTCTATTTTATTATCTCTTTCATCCTGCTTGTCCGTAAAAAGCACCCCTTCGCTTGCTGGCAAGGGTTCTGCTTCTTCCTGGAGAGCGCCCCGTCCTATCGTAAGCCGTTCTCTTTTTGGTGCAGGGGTGTGACTGGTATTCTCTTTTGTTTCTTCGAGTTTTATGGCCTTCACCTCAGCCATACTTTTCTTTCTCTCTTCGGAGGATACCGGTGGCTGTTTTATGGGAGGCGGTTTGGCAGGACTTCCTTGATTTTCCAGCCCTTTGGGCAGATTAGCGTATCTGGGCGGGGTAGTTTTACCCTCGCTCCCATTCTCAGAAACAAACACCTGTGCCGTGGCCGCTTGTTCAGGCGGTGGTTGCTGCCGAGGGTCGGAAGGGACACCGGCATTTCCTTTGCCCAGGAATGGCGCCCTGGAATGCCCTTCTGCATGCGGCTCATTGTTGACCGGCAACTGGTCGTCAGGAAAATAATCTTTAGCAACGGCTCCCTTTGCGCCGATCTTATCGGTGTCCGCGCTTGTCTCCTCGTCTTCCGCGTTATCAGAAGTGTCGGTAAATATCTTGTACTTCTTTTTTTCAGGAATTTCCTCTTTCTTAAGCTCGTCTTCTTTTTTTGAGACAGGGCTTTCATGATCCTCAATTTCCAGGGTAACGGCATACTCACTCGGCTCCCGGACAAAGCTGTCCCGAAGTGATTTTAAACTGAGAATCTGGTTTGCCTGAGGAGACATGAAGATGATGATGGCATGGAGCGCCAGAGACGCAATGACAAGAAGAAGAAACAGGTTCTTGCTAAAAAATTCAGTACGCCATTTGATAAACATAATTTTGTGTTAACGGTTTGTAAGATATGGGTCGTGTTCATGATGCGGGTAGTTTCATTTTCGTTATGCGGCCCGGAGATCGACGAGTCTCTTCTCTCCGCTTGAGAAATTTTCCGAAGACCGGAATTAATATGATCGATGATGCATTCGGACAAATGGTAAAAAGTATTATCCATTCCGCCCTTATTATCCGGAATGAAGTTTACCGCATGCGCGTTTTGTTGTCAATGGGTTTCTCGTGTTGAACGCGGTTCTTTCAGCCTTTCTAAGATGAAATCGGCGAGGGCGGAGACCGTATCGCCGATGGGGAAGAAAGGCACCCGGATTTCTGGCGCTTTGTCACTCACGACGGCGATGAGGTTTTGGTCGTCCCTGCATATCAGGGTATTGCTGATTTCTGAACGCAAGACCTCAATTTTTGGCAAGGTCAGAGTTTTGTAGCCCTCAGCAAGCACGATGTCCACATCGGTTAGATAGGTATTTACGATCTCTGACAAAGGGAGTTCTCTGGGCGTAATGCGCATGACACCCGTCATGGTTTGCGATGATACCACAACGGCATCGGCTCCGGCCCTGGTGTGCAGCCAGCTATCCTTTCCCTCCCTGTCAATTTCGAAACTATGGTGAGAGTGTTTGATGGTGGCAACCCGATAACCCCGTGATTTCAATTCCTGAACAAGCTTTACCACAAGGGTAGTCTTGCCGCTATGGGATTTACCGACAATGGATATAACGGGTACTTTTGGCTGCACAACACCAATTATAAAAGATATCATTTAAAAATAAAAAAGAATTTTACCGTTATCCGGGGAACGAGGCGCTGATGATTTAGCCTTGACAAAGGAAGCATTGGTCAATTAAAATTTTAGACTGGATTATCCGTGCTCATTTCAGAGCGGTTTCCAGTGATGCGGTTTAATACAGAGAATCCCTGCCGGGGTGGGTATGCACACTGTGCGTTTTGCGCTGATAAATACCGTATGGGATTTTATTCGCGCAGATTGCAAGCTAACCGGCGACAGAATATTTTAAAATAACGGCTAGAACGCGCCCCTTTATCCCTCCCGTTCCGTGCGAAAGAGGGGAAAGAGGAGTGGTTAGTGGGGGAAGAGGGTGTTTTGTATGGATGATGCGGGAAAAATACTGGACCGAAGACAACTTTTCAAGAATTTGTTTGTCTTTGTGGGAGATAAGGTTGCAGATTACGCCAGTAAAAGGATTGACCGGGTAATGCCCAGGGGCGACTATCTGCGGCCACCGGGCGCTGTTGAAGAGACAGAATTTCTTTCTGCGTGCACCCGCTGCGATGAATGTATCAAGGCGTGTCCCGCAAAGGCTATCAAGAGATATCAGGGCGTAATGGATGTGGCGGTAGGTACACCGGTCATTATGCCGCGGGAAAATCCCTGTGTTTTATGTAACGGTCTGTTGTGTATTGCTGCCTGTAAGGACGGGGCATTAAAACCCGTTGCTCATGCAAATAATGTTAAGATGGGTATCGCCGGGATTACTGAATCGCGGTGTCTGGCTTGGGGCGGGCAGGATTGTCAGCTGTGTTATATAAAGTGTCCCTTACAGGGAGATGCAATTATTCAAGAGGACGGCAAGCCCGTGATCAACGAAGAAAAGTGTGTTGGCTGCGGAGTTTGCGAGTACGCCTGCCATACGATAAATAACACCTGTGCGATTAAGGTTACAGCAAAGCGAGAAGGCTCGTATACCGGATAGGGAATTCAAACCGGGCAGCCACCGGCTTTCGTCTGCGCAGGTTCAAGCCATGCGACTGCATGAATAGTCGCCTTTGGCAACACTAAGGTAATGAAACAAAAGGATATGAACTATGAAAGAAGAAGTGATGCACGAGTGCAAGATTCCGTTTACCTGTGAGCTCTGTGAGAAGCAGTTGTCGTGTCAGCTGGATCAGATAGAGCACAACAAGTGGGCAATCACCCAACGGATGAAGGATATAAAATATAAGATCGTGGTAATGAGTAATAAAGGCGGGGTGGGGAAGAGCACCGTGACAACGAATCTGGGCGTTGCACTGGCCCGCATGGGCAATAAAGTGGGTATCGCTGATGCGGATATCCACGGTCCAAATATCCCCATCATGTTAGGGGTGGAGGGAAAAAGGCTCAAGAACAGCAGTGGTGGCGTACTGCCGCTGGAGGTATTGCCCAACCTGAAGGTGGCGTCCCTTTCCTTCTTGATTGAAAACCCGTCGATGCCGGTCATCTGGAGGGATTCTGCGAAGTGGGATTTCCTGTGTGAGCTGATGGGAAGTGTTTGCTGGGGTAATCTGGATTATCTTTTAGTGGACTTGCCGCCGGGAACCGGAAATGAAGCGATTTCTATCATTGAACTTATTGGGAAGGTAGACGGATCGGTGATCGTTACCACACCGCAGGACGTCGTTTTGCTTGATGTCAGGAAAGCGGTGATGTTTTCACGAGACAGCAATGTGCCCATTATTGGCATTGTGGAAAATATGAGTGGGCTGATATGCCCTCATTGTAACACGCGAATTGATGTATTTAAAACGGGAGGAGGGGAGAAGATTTGCGGGGAATTAGGTGTTGATTTTCTTGGCAGGATACCTTTGGAACCGGGGATTACTGAAAAATGCGACGCCGGCGAGGCATTTGTTTCCGCCTACCCTGATTCGAGTGCGGCAAAGGCCTTTGAAGAGATCGTTAAAAAATGCGAAGCCTTTGTCCGGACACGCAGCGATGAGCTTGACAAGGTTACCGAGTATAGAGAAGTTCCTTTTCTGGGGAAAGTGCCGGTGGATCCAAACTTTGTTGAAAAGAATCCGGTTTCGTAACCCTGATAAAAACAGGGTGGATGTCCCACGTTCCGGATGGGCATGGCACAGAAAGCAGCCATTGCGTTACTGAGGCAACTGCAAGGATAGAGGATGTTTCCTGGAGATCGTCTTCTGTCAGTGATGTAATGATCACATTTTTATCCGTCACCGTTCGTACGCCAGATTCCTTCCTTTTTCTCTTCATAAATACGGCACCCAGCCGGAGCTTCGCATAAAAATAGATGGTGACGAAATACGATGTTTCGTTCAATCAGGTACAAATTAATTTCCTTGTTTCTCATCGCAGTCCTTACGCCGTTGTTAGTTATGCGGCTTATTGCATATCCTTCTGCACAAAAGGCTATTCAGGAAACGACCACAAAAAATCTGCAACTCATTGGTTCAGAAAAGGCATCACAGGTGAATGCATGGTTAAGCAGATTAAAAAATGATGCAGTGCATGCCGCCAGCAATCCCTTTGTCATAAGCGCTGTGGAACTCACCGATTCCGATGCCGATACCATAGCGCGATTTCTTTTCCAGATACCCTGCGGCGCCGGATTTCATTCCTTCATGATCTGTGACGTGTCAGGGAATGTCAGATTGTCCAGCAACGAGAGAACGATAGGATTCAATATCGCTGCGTTTGACGGCTTCCGTCACGCTGCCGGCGGAGAGACGTATGTTTCAGAGAGTGAATCCCCCGTTTTTTATGACACCCGCGTCCATGAAAGAGATACCGGCGCGTTACCGGCCCTGCTGATTTCCGTGCCGGTGAAAAACGTGGACGGGCAGGTGGCTGGGGTGCTGATGTTTCAAGCCGACGGGTCTGATCTTACTCTGTTAATGCAAGAAAGACGATACGGGGATAGGTACGATTCATACGTCGTGAATCAGCATGGCGTGATGATTACGGAATCCGATTTTGCCGATCACCGTAATCCACCTGATTTTCTGAACCGGAGGACACCGGGGGCATGGACGGTTGTTGATCCGCAAACCGGAGAGTTTACCAGGAGCGTCGCTTCCTGTTTGAACGGAGAAAACGGATTCGATGTGCATGGCTACAGGAACTACGCAGGGGAAAACGTGGTGGGGGTATGGCACTGGATTCCGGAATTGAAATGGGGCGTCATCGCGGAAATTCCTGCCGATGAGGTGTTCTTGGCGATGGATAAAGTAAAAAACTCAATCTTTAAGGTGCTTTCCTATTTGACGATAGCAGGGGTGGTTCTGGCGGTCGCCGGGATAGCATTCGCCTTCGTAATCGGACAAAAGATTGCCTACCCTATTATGGAATTAACGGCAGCAACGCGAAAGATGTCCGCCGGAGACTTGTCGCAAAGGGTGAGGCTGCGCACGCAGGACGAGCTTCGTGAACTGGCGGACGCATTCAATATTATGGCCGAATCAATGCGGGAGAAGACCGGCACGTTGCAGGAAACATCAAATTTCTTGCAAAGTATCCTGGTCGGTTCTACCGAGCATTCCATTATTGCGGCTGACCTTGACGGAACGATTCTGGCCTTCAATGAAGGTGCGAAAAGGATGTTTGGTTATGAACCGGAAAGATTGGTGGCAAAATCAACGATCGATGTTTTGTACACGAAGAAAGATGTCGAATCCGGGAACGTGCACAAGATGCTGGAAACGACGCGGGCGGATGGCTGCTATAAAAATGAAATGCAATTGATTCGGGAAAACGGTGAGATTTTTACCGGGTATGGCACCGTTACCACGCGGCAAACGACCCGGGGAGAGCCGAGCGGCTTTGTGATGATTATCAGGGATATAACGGAACAAAAATTACTGGAACGGGAGCTCCAGAGTTACATGATGCAACTGGAAAAAATTGTCGAGGAAAGAACGCAAAAATTGCGGGCATCAGAAGAGAAATACCGGCGACTTTTTGAAACGAGCAAGGATGCCGTTTTCTTCTGTGATACGGAATGCCAGTTTATCGATATGAATCAGGCTGGTGTGGATCTGTTTGGATATGACACGAAAAATGAGATCTTGAAATTGAACCTCGTCCAGCACCTGTTCTACAGTCCCGCTGCAGGTGAGGCAATTAAGGAAATGGTGGGCAGAAATGGGTTTGTCAAGGACTATGAAGTCGAACTCAAAAAGAAAGATGACACCAGGGTGCCCTGTCTCATGACGAGCAATCTCAGGCGGGGTGAACGGAATAATATTATCGGTTACGAGGGAATTATTATTGATCTGACCGAACGCAAGAAGATTGAACGAGAGAAAGATATTATGAACAATATCAATAAAATTCTTGCCTCAAACCTTGATATCCGGGAGGTGTATAAATCCTTCAGTGAGGAGCTGAATGAGGTCATCGATTTCGACCGCATGAGCATTACTCTTATTGACGAAAAGCGGGACGAATTCCTGATTTTCGCTGTTTCGAAGGATTATCACGATTCTCAATTAAAAGAAGGAATGTATTATTCGAAATATGGGACCCTGGCGGGTAAGGTGGTGGACCATGGTAAAGTTTATATGGTGACCGACACCTCACAGGGATCTTTTTCCACCGACCCGATCCTCTTTAAAGAAGGGATCAAGTCACGGCTGTCAATTCCCCTGATATGCAAAGGTGAAATTATCGGAAGCCTCAATTTCGGGAGTAAAAATGTCAGGAATTATTCTGAAAACCACGTTGAGATTGTCCAGAAGATTGCTCCGCAACTGGCTATAGCGATTGACAACACATGTCTTTTTGATAAAATTAAGGATTCTGAGGAAAAGTACCGGAATCTCGTTGAGGATATTGAAGATGTCATCTTCAGATTGGACAAGAGGGGACGGTATCTCTTCCTGAACAGCGCACTGAAGAATGTCACAGGGTATGACCCCAGGGAATTTTATGAAAACCCTTCTATTGCCATTGAAATGGTCTCCAGGGATGATAGAGAATTGGTGCGGGAGACAACCCGCAAAATTCTCAGCGGCGAATTCAAGGTATCAAAAGATCTGGAATACCGGATCAAATGCAAAAACGGAAACGAACTGTGGATTTCTCAAAATACCTATCCGATCAAAGACAAAAAAGGAAACATTCTTGGTATTGAGGGGATTATGCGAGACATCACGGACAGTAAGAAAATTGAAGAGCAGATACGACGTTCGGAACGCCTCGCCTCAATTGGCGAACTGGCCGCCTCGATTGCCCATGAAATCCGCAATCCCCTTGGCGCCATATCGAATTCCGTCGGGATGCTGAAAAGAGACCTGTTATTAAGGGGTGACGATCAAAAATTATTTAACATGGTAATTGAGGAAACCGACCGTCTGAACAGCATTATTACCAACTTTCTTACCTTTGCTCATCCTGCTGAGTATCACTTTGTCAGGAGCGACATTCTTGAGATTATTGATGAAACCCTGTTTTTATTGGAGCAGGATGTCCGATTCCATGAAGAAATCAGGATTGTGAAAATGTACGCGAATGATGTCCCGAAGGTGTATGTGGATCGGAACTGGATCAGGAAGGTCTTTTGGAATTTATTGATAAATTCGATTGATGCAATGCCGCGGGGCGGAAAGATTTTCATCCGGGTCAGAAAACCAAACAGACCAGACAGGAGCGAGATAGAAATTGTCATTGCCGACACGGGTTCAGGTATTCCACCGGAAATTATACGAAAGATCTTTGAGCCTTTTTTTACAACAAAAAAGTCCAAAGGCACGGGACTGGGACTGTCTATTGTGCATCGCATCGTGGATAATCATGGCGGCGTGATCGACGTCAGAAGTAAGCTAAACAAAGGAACGACGTTTACCGTGCGATTACCCATAAAAAACCAGCACATGAAAGCTGTTTCCGTGTGGGAGTCGATACCGCAGCAAATCCCCGTAAAGGGGTAACACCCGCTGAATTCCCTTCTGTAAGGGGAATGGAAAGGGGAGCTATAACAAAACGTGCGAAACGATGTCCTCGTGAAAGTGGAGAAAAAAAGATTTTGCATCGGAATACCCTACGCCTATGTTTAACATTCTGGTAGTTGAAGATCAAAAAAATATGCGGGAATCTCTGGCAATCGCTTTCAGGAGATCAGGCTACAATGTTGACAGTGTTGAAAGCGGTGAGAAGGCGATAGCAGTTCAGAATGAACACTTCTACGATTTGGCCGTCGTGGACCTTAAGATGGAAAACATGGATGGCCTTGAAGTATTATCGCGCATTAAACGCATCAATCCTTCGACTGAGGTTGTGGTCATGACTGCCTATGGCACGATTGACAGCGCGATTCAGGCGATGAGAAGAGGCGCTTATGATTATGTCACAAAGCCTTTCCAGCTTCCTGATATCCTTTCCGTGGTTGAACGGGCATTAGAAAAGAAGCGCTTGTCTGACAAGGTTACGATCCTGCAAAAAGAGGGAAAGGAAAGCTATCAGTTTGAGGGCGTTATTGGCAATTCTCCCGTAATGATTCGGCTCCTGAATATTCTTATGGAATTGGTGAGAAGCGAGAGCACGGTTCTCATTACCGGCGAGAGCGGAACGGGAAAGGAGTTAATCGCGCGCGCTATCCATAGCAATAGTCCCAGAAGGAATAAACCCTTTATTGTCGTGAATTGCGGGGCGCTGCCGGAGAATTTGCAGGAGAGCGAGCTGTTTGGGCATGCATTGGGCTCGTTTACAGGTGCAGTAAAAGATAAAAGAGGCATCTTTCTTGAGGCGCAGGGTGGCACGCTGTTTCTGGATGAAATCGGCGAGACGTCCCTTTCAACCCAGGTCAAACTGCTTCGGTTTTTACAGAATGGCGAGATACGGAGAGTTGGTGAAAATAAGCCCATCTATCTTGACATCCGGATTATTGTAGCGACAAATAAGGACCTCGATGAGGCCACAAAAAACAGCTCCTTCAGGAAAGATCTGTTTTACCGGCTCAATGTCATCAGGATCCATGTGCCGCCGCTGCGGGAAAGAAAAGAGGATATCCCGCTTTTAATCAACTACTTCATGAATCGGTATTCAGACAAACTGAAAAAACGGGCGCCGGAGATATCCGGTGACGCAATGGAACTCCTTAAGGAGCACCTCTGGCCGGGAAACGTCCGGGAACTGGAAAATGTCATCGAACGAGCGGTTACCCTTGCGAAGGGAAACCAGATAACGCCCGATGATCTGGCATTACAAAGCGCCGCGGCTGACACCATGAACGCTATGATTGAAGTGGGCGGTATCCGGGCTGCTCTGGCGCAGGAGGAGAGAAAGACGATTGTTGAGATCCTGCGGAAACACGCCGGGAATCGTAAACAAGCGGCAAACAATCTGGGCATCTCGACGACAACCTTGTGGAGAAAGATGAAGGAATACCAGATCGTTTCAAAAACAAGTTATAACACCGAAGTGAAATGAAGGTTCAGGGTATGAATATTATCGATAAATATTTCAGAAGAATAAACCGGCTAAGGATATCGGTTACCGACCTTTGCAATCTCCGGTGTGTTTACTGCAGGCCGGAGAGCGGACTGGATCTTGCCAGGCATAAGGATATATTAACGTATGAGGAGATTGTTGCCGTTGTGCGGCACGCCGTGAAACTGGGGATAAAAAGTTTTCGCCTCACCGGCGGAGAACCCCTGTTCAGGAAGAATATAGAAAATCTGCTGTGGATGCTGGGGAAGGTTCAGGGCATCGAAGATCTGGCCATGACGACCAATGGTATTTATCTGAAGAACTATGCCAGGGTATTAAAGGAGATAGGGCTTTTCAGATTAAACATCAGCCTTGATAGCCTGGACGCCGCAAAGTTTGAGGAGATCACCAGGGGCGGGAAGCTGAAAGACGTCCTGGATGGCATTGAGGAGGTCCTTCGTCTGGGATTTAAAAATACCAAGATTAACGTGGTCGCTATGAAAGGAATCAACGACGACGAGTTTGAAGAGTTTGCAAAGCTTACCCTGGAACGGAACCTCGAAGTCCGTTTTATTGAATTTATGGCCATGAATAAAGACCGTCTGGACTCTGAGGGCAAGTATATTCCCATGGCGGAGATTATCGATATTATCGGGAGAAGGAATGAACTCACATCCCTTCCTCCCCCCATGCTTGGCAGCGGCGCAGCGAAACTCTACAAGATCAACGGCGCCAGAGGAGTCCTGGGGTTTGTATCAGCGGTAAGCCAGCCCTTTTGCACTTCGTGCAACCGGCTTCGTTTGACCTCCGACGGGAAACTCCGTTCCTGTTTATTATCCGGCGGAGAGGTTGATCTCAAGGCCATCCTCAGGAATGATCCCGCTGAAGAACAGCTTACCGATGCATTCCTCCGCGCTGCAAACCTGAAACCATCAGCGCATTCCGGAAAAGGGCACGTCGTAATGCATGAGGTTGGCGG from Candidatus Brocadia sp. includes these protein-coding regions:
- a CDS encoding MBL fold metallo-hydrolase, whose product is MQKEQYVCTVCGFNMVGYYPDFCPFCGAPRGKFITSEECSARYKVIGTPVNEKVTRLNSVPPLGLEHAAYRIETGGKVFWVDCPSSFDKGLKPADVITFTHHHFLGASNQYRDLFRASVQIHKLDSTHSICRAFTFDTAFTENFAEQGIEAFHTGGHTPGFTFYLFENILLICDYVFLEGNDMRFNPFGPQKETRECADKINMALQGRELSKVCGLNYVVNYEDWKQGFGNLLRKG
- a CDS encoding biopolymer transporter ExbD; this encodes MLFLILLFFLVTSSFMEQPNIKLELPSTKYASTSKLEERVLTISQEGKLFFQNEPVERKDLISVLKSAFSRQDDKTLVLRADKNVSYGVIVDVMDAAKGAGLRRIVAPTILESEKKP
- a CDS encoding MotA/TolQ/ExbB proton channel family protein, with protein sequence MEWLIGGGPIMIPLLICSILALAVIIERAINLRRNHILKPEIIRTIETIRSQQDIPLALSKCEVIPGPFSNLLRRILTNNHLTREEKFIDIQAAGRQETKSLERRLLVLEVITAVAPLLGLLGTVLGLEDIFGIISELGLGQAKAFSAGLAEAIRTTVFGLFIAIPSLVAYSYFDKKVDTFVLEMEEYSMYILNKLYPAQDSGKN
- the mobB gene encoding molybdopterin-guanine dinucleotide biosynthesis protein B; the encoded protein is MQPKVPVISIVGKSHSGKTTLVVKLVQELKSRGYRVATIKHSHHSFEIDREGKDSWLHTRAGADAVVVSSQTMTGVMRITPRELPLSEIVNTYLTDVDIVLAEGYKTLTLPKIEVLRSEISNTLICRDDQNLIAVVSDKAPEIRVPFFPIGDTVSALADFILERLKEPRSTRETH
- a CDS encoding 4Fe-4S dicluster domain-containing protein, translated to MDDAGKILDRRQLFKNLFVFVGDKVADYASKRIDRVMPRGDYLRPPGAVEETEFLSACTRCDECIKACPAKAIKRYQGVMDVAVGTPVIMPRENPCVLCNGLLCIAACKDGALKPVAHANNVKMGIAGITESRCLAWGGQDCQLCYIKCPLQGDAIIQEDGKPVINEEKCVGCGVCEYACHTINNTCAIKVTAKREGSYTG
- a CDS encoding Mrp/NBP35 family ATP-binding protein; this encodes MKEEVMHECKIPFTCELCEKQLSCQLDQIEHNKWAITQRMKDIKYKIVVMSNKGGVGKSTVTTNLGVALARMGNKVGIADADIHGPNIPIMLGVEGKRLKNSSGGVLPLEVLPNLKVASLSFLIENPSMPVIWRDSAKWDFLCELMGSVCWGNLDYLLVDLPPGTGNEAISIIELIGKVDGSVIVTTPQDVVLLDVRKAVMFSRDSNVPIIGIVENMSGLICPHCNTRIDVFKTGGGEKICGELGVDFLGRIPLEPGITEKCDAGEAFVSAYPDSSAAKAFEEIVKKCEAFVRTRSDELDKVTEYREVPFLGKVPVDPNFVEKNPVS